The genomic segment ttggtgttgtacgttctatgagtttggacaaatgtataatgccaCGTATCCACCATTGTGGTACCATACAGAGTAGCTCCTCAGGCCTAAAATTCCTGTTCTCCACCTATTCATacctctctcccccaacccctggcagccactgatctttttactgtgtccgtagttttgccttttccaggatgacatagagttggaatcacacagcatgtagcctttttagattggcttctttcacttggtaacACGCCTTTAAGGTTCCTCCTGTCTTTTTGCCGCTTGATCGCTCACTTCTTTCTAGCGCTGGGTAAGATCCCCTTGTCTACGTGGACCACAGTTTGTCACGTACTCAAGGACCCCTTGGCTGCTTCCTGTTTTCCATCTTTGaggcctctctctctttttaagtcAAGTGGTTTACTGTATATTTGGGGTGGGGGCTGAGTGGGGTCCCCAACACACTCACGGCACGTCCTTGAGTGTGTTCCGCAGCTCACGGCCCAGGTTTTGGATGTACAGCCACTGGCCCTCCTGCACCGGCTGCCCCGTGAGGTGCACATTGTCCACAGTCAGCTGGGCCTCGTCAAACAGCCACTGTACCACGAACACCGGGCCTGGGGGGACGGCTCAGATGGGCCTCGCCTCGgtgctctgccccccaccccaggctcaggGGCCCGAGGCTGCAGTCAGCTCCACAGCAGGCTCACAGGCCAACCGGGCTCTCTGTGCAGGGTGCTGGCCGCCAGCATCCCCAGCACCCTTCCTTGAAGAGATGCCTTGTTCCCTCCCCGCACCTTGGCCTGGCTCCCAGGGACTCTACTTTGACCAAAACATGGTGATGATGTCCCTTCaagtgtggggctggggggacagCCAAGGCCCCACACAGGCGCAGCACTGGGATCCAGCTCCAAAGCGCATTCCTCACCGTGGATGTGGAAACATGACTAACCATCCTGGTTTGCCTCGAACCAAGTGGACTGCCAGTGCTAagaccaggaaagtcccagccaAGCCCAGATGACTTTGTCACCCATCCTAGGTGGGACAGTGGTCTCTGGGCCTAGCCTCTGAGGGCTGGACTCCAGGCTGGGTTCCCAGCAGGCGCAGATAGTCTAAACACCCCCCGCCGCCCCATATGCCCACTCACAGCGCAGGGTTGGGTAGACTTTGTAGCCAAAGAAGCAGTTCCACTCCTCGCCCTCCTTGAACTGGCGCCTACAGCGCTCCGGGACCACCCCATTCCAGTACCTAGGCCACATGCTGCAGGTTAGGCTGCCCCTGGCCTCCCATGAGCTTCTCCACCCACAGATGCCACCACACCCCAGGCCCTCTGCACAGGATGGGCCCTCCCTCCCAGAGCACCTGATGCCCCGGCGGATGGCCTCCGTGGGCGCGCAGGTGATGGTGTCAATGCAGTCTGTGCGGCGGTACTGCTTGTTGTCCAGGAACCAGCCAGAGTCAGCCAGGCCCCGCACCTGGATGGCTGGATAGCCCAGCTCCTCCAGCTGCTCGGCCACGCGGTCCACGTTCAGCAGCACTCCTGTGCCCCCCGCGCTGCAGGGAAGGTGGGATGTCAGGCCAGGCAGATGAGGACACTCACCCACCAGGGCCCGCCCATCCCCAAGCCCATCCCCGAGTGGGCAGGGATCTGAGAGCATTCTGAGCTGCCAACACGTTCTGTGTTCATGTGTAAGTCCCCTGGGCCCTTCGAGGTCTTGGAGGCAGAGAAGGGCTGGCAGAGCTCCCGGCACTGACCCAGCGCTAAGTGTCAGGTCATCccacttcctcccacccctccttcccttcctctctctcactctctgattcagtttccttatctgaaaattaAGATGAACTAGGTGCCCCAGGCCTCTCCATCCATTCCTTGGATGTCCCCTGGGTCCCCTACATGCCTGCTGGGATACAGTGACCAGCAGGTGTGATCCTGCCTCCAGGGACCCCAGCCCTGGTGGTACATGGGTTCACAGCTAACCCCTAACCAACTGCCTAGGTCACTGCAGTCCAAGGCTTCCCTCACACCCAACAACCATGGACCCAGAAGCATCCTCTGGACAGCTTCCAGCTACATGGCACCTGGGAGCCGAACTCTGAGATGCCCCGTGATGCTGAGCCTCCCGGTCATGCATTTGCCCTGGCTCAGCCCCATCTTCTCCCTTCCATCcacactcccaccccagcccctgcccagcccacctGCTCCCTGCCAGCAGCAGCACCTTGGCCCCGCTCAACCCTTTGCCCAGGAGCTCTCGcacaacctcctggatgatgagGGCGCCCATGAAGGCGTACTCGTCTGCACAGAGAAGGAGGGTGGATTCAAGTGGGGGCCTGGACACAGAGCAAGGCCTCCCACCCCCAGGTTGGCAGAAGGAGGGGTATAGCTGGGGGTCTGGAGGGTCTTAGAGGGGATGGGAACAGGGTCTGGGTAGACTAGAGAGAGGCGGGTTAGGTGCACAAGGCTGTGCTGGGGGCTCTCCCGCAGGGAACAACCAGGAGTGAGGACGCCTCAGGGTCAGGCCAGCCATGGACAAGCCAGGCAATGGGTGCTGAGGGCAGGCACCCTGGGACACACTATCAAAGGGTTAGAGGGCGTTACAAGGCTGAAAGTCTGTATTTCTCCAGGAGCTCcgtcctccctgccctgcctctgtcaggggtgggggagagctgGGGGAAGGCAGGGGACTCACTCTTTTCAGACTTGGATGAAGCCCCACTCCAGACATCGCTGGAGCAGTAGGGGATGAAGCTGTGACACAGGGATGGTGTGAGCCCGCCATGCTTCTCTGTTGCCCGAGGACCCCAGGAAGGACCACCCTCCTCAGGAAGGACTCCTGAGGACAGGAACCCCCTAGGAAGACCTCTCCCAGGACCAGACCCCCTCAAGGATGGGATCCCCAAGGATGGACTCCCCCCTAAGAACCTCTTAGGAAGGATCCTCCAGGAAGGACCCCCAAGGACAGGACCCCCAAGGAAAGACCTTCGGCTCCCTCTTACACCATGTTGGCGTTCCACCAGTGGGGGTTCTCCTCTGGCTGGGAGGACAGGATCCCCGTGCCTGTGGCAGGGGAGGACAGAGGCAGTGGGTCTTTCTGGTGGGAGGGGGCATGCAGGGGTGAGGACTATAGGAAGGTGTGGGGCTGTGGGGGCATCCTACTTGGCCACAGCAAGGAGGTGGGTGGTGACACCCACCTGAACCAAGGTGGCTGAGGAAGTGGGGAATGAATGGATGGGTTTAGTTACTCCACGGAGTCCCCATGGCCAGGATGACCAGCCAGGCTGTGACATCTGGACATGGCCCTCAACCTCCCCCCTTCCACCAGATATTTTGACCTAGGGACCAGCTGTGTACTGCACAGCCAGGGTGAGCCCTGGGAAGTTACCTGTGGAAGAAGAATGAAAGGTGAGAATGAATGATCCCTAACTTTGGGGGGGGGATGGATGGGGTggggcctctctgggcctctagGGAGTGAAAGAGGAGGAGCTTCTTCCAGGACTTCCAATTATGAGCCCCTTCCCCCgccaccacccgccccccccgCCTCGTGGGGGCTCCTGGTCAGTCCCTGGCACGCTGACCTGTTCGAGTGAGCGGCCAGTCCTTGGAGCTCATGAGGCGCCGCATGGTGTCATATCGGGAGTCGCAGTTCTCCCGGTTGAAGCAGTACCAGCCTCCTGCGGGCACAGCCACCACCTCAGGGTCCAGTGCCGAGTggatccccacccccaccccgccacctccGCACCTAGGACGCACCTTCCAGAAACAGTAGCCATCGCCGGCTGCCCTTGGATTCCTTCAGGTAGTAGCTGCAAGGGAAGTGGGCGGAGCGGGcggtcagctggggctgcagggccCAGCTCCAGGAAGGAAGGGGTCATTCCACCTGTCGCCAGGCGCGCGCGGACCGCACGGGGGCGCCAGCGGCCAGGCCCCCGCAGAGCGCGCCCGGCCCGGCCAGCCAGTCCCGGGAGGTGGCGCTCGCGGGGCGGGGAAGGGCGGCGAGGGGTTGTGTGGTCCGTGGAAAATCCCCACTGCCCGCCCCGCGACAGACCCGCTGTAACCTCGGCGCTGGCggccgggcgggggtgggggggggggtcctcgCTGGGGCTCGGGATCCTCCTGGGACGCGCAGTGGCGCTTGGAGAGTGAAAAGCACTCTCGCTGGAGGAGTGTGCGTGGGGCAGGGGCACTGGGGTAGGACAGGCGCGCGTGGAGGGGCGAGGGCGCCACCGAGGCAGGGTCGCAGCCTTCCTTCCGAGGCCCGACCTAACGTCCAGTTCCTCGGGCTGTGGAGTCGCTGAGGGCATGGGCGCCCCCAACCCCTCCCTAACCCTCAGCCTCGCATTCTTTTTTATCTGCTTCCGTTTGGAGAGGGGTGAATGCTGCACCCCAGGTCCTTCTGTCCCACCTGCGCCCCCTGCCTGTCCCTCTGGCTGGCTGGGCTCCCTGGCAGTCCCAGCAGCAGCAGGGAGCAGACGGGGCGAGTAGAGctggtgtgggggtgggggtacgGCAGGACTCTCCCCGCCCCCCTGTGTCACCTCCTCCTGCTGGAGCCAGGGCCACTCGCCGACTGCCATCTCCCCGCCCAGGGAACGAAGGACGCGAGCACAGGGGCTGGGCACCGGTGGCCGAGGGGTCAGTGCCCGGGCTGGCCCGCGACCAGCGCTGCCAGCGCTGCCCCACCCCCGCGCGGCAAGCCTCCGAGCAGGGCCCTTCCCGGGGCCAGCGCCTCCGAGACCCGACGGGAGCCCTTTCCCCCGTGGGCGAGCACCGCTGCGGCCAGCAGGGAGGGTCCAGTGCAGAGACTCCGTGCGTCTGAGCGGGGACAGGGAGGCGGGTGTGCGAACCCGCCGGCGACGAGGCGGCCCGCGGCCCCGAGGCCAGCGGCGGGGGCGCGCCGGTCGCGGCGGGCGGGTGCGGGCCTTACCCGGCCGAGCTGCCGTCGTTGCAAGTCACCGACGTGTTGAGCAGGAGGTGCAGGCGCAGGTCCTCGTTGAGCTGCTGTGCCGAGCAGGGGTACAGGGACTGTGCCAGGCTCTTGACCTGTGCCATGAAGCTGTCCATGTTGCCTTCCACGGCCGTGAAGTCCAGCGGGAAGCTCTCCACCGGCTGCCCAGCCGCCGTCGCCGCCTCGGcccgcggcgggggcggcggcgggggtggCTGCTGGCCGCGGCGCCGCCAGGTCTTCCTGCCCTCGCCGCCCCCGGCCCAGTGCAGCaggcccagcagcagcagcacgcGCACCCCTCGGCCCATGGCCGCGCTGCTCGGGCCCGCGGCCACCTGCGGAGAGCGGGCGGCCTTGAGGCGGCGCGGTGGCGAGGGCGCCGGGCCGGGGGCGCCCGGGCCGCGGGGCGCCAGCCGCGCCTGCTCGTTCGCCCCGCTCCCTGCGTTGGGCCCGGCAGAGGAGGCGAGGGCGGCTCGGCGTCGAGGCTCTCGGGCCGGGCGCCGTCGGCCTGGGCAGCTGGGGCTCCGCGCGCGTCCGGCCGAGGGCAGCGCAGGGTCTGGGTGCGCTGGCTCCGGCCCGCGCCAATGAGCGGCGGGGGCCGAGCCTGGGCGTAGTTTGCGGGGGCCGCGGCGGCCCGGGTGCCCGCGCGTTAGAAgtgccgccaccgccgccgcccgggctcggcggagggggagggggccgcgcTCGCTCTTTTCTTGGCGGAGGCATCGCCTTTTCTTCCCAAACCGCAAGCCTGACGGAGGGGCCTGGACTATCCCGCCGCGGCCGCCGGAGGCGCTCCCGGCCCGGCTCCGTGGGGGGCAGCGCGGCCCGGCGGCCCCGGCGGCTCATTCATCGCGGCCAGCCcggcgccgccgcccccgcccccgggcgACTGGaaggggcggcggggggggggggcgggggggaaggagCGGGGCTTTTCCGCGCGGGGGGAGCTCCGTACGCCACGGGGTGGGTCGGCCCGACGGGCTGGGGGCACAGGGGGAGCGCTCACCTGAGCCGCCGGGGTCCCCTCGCCCCCGCCGCCCAGGCCCACAGCAACCCACGGGCGACCAGAACCCCGCTCCGCAACCCCCACCCCGAACCGGCCCGGAGCCCTGCGCTCACCGCGGGCGGCGAGGGCGGCCCCGCGGCCCCGGCTCCTCGGCGTCGCTCGCCCAGCGCCAGCCTGCTGGTACGCCCGGCTCGGCTGCCTCCCCTCTGGCGCTGGCGCGGAGCCTCCCGGGACTTTTATCCAGCGGGGCCCCCGGGATCAAAGCGACGGCGGACACAGGGCTCCGCGCCGAGGGGCCGGCAGCAGAGGCGCCGGGGCCTCCCGGAGGAGCGGACAGGTGTGGTGCGAGGCCCCGGCGCCCTCGGCGACCTGCGGGAGGGACTGGGCGCCGCGGCACGGCGCCACGGGGGAGTCACCCTGTCCCGCGCCTGGGTGGACAGATTCTGGGCGGCCCTCGGAGGGCAGTGGGGGCAAAGGGGGCGCTGCCACTTATCGAGGTCGGTGGGCCTCGGAGCGGAGTCCTGGATCCTCCCCGCGTGCGCCCTCGCTTTGCACCCCATGCCAAGGACCCCCAAGAACCTCTCCCGCAGTCCCAGCCGCCCCTGGGGTGGTCGCGGATGGAAGAGCTGCCGCCTTGGTTTCTGTTCAGTGACCTCCAAGCACCGTAGTGCATCTGCCCCATCACCTCACCTTCCCAGTGCACCTCACTGGGGACAGAAGGAGATTCCTCCTCAGAAATCAAAATGGGATGAGGGGGCAGCTGTTTACTTAGGAGGCTTCCTCCCGGCTAGGTgggcagacaaaagaaaaaaaagggcattTATTTGccctccacacacacccacaaagtGCCATAGACAGCTTTGGTAGACCTCTCATTCCCCTCCCAGCCACAGCTCCGTGGATGTCATTACACCATTGTAAAGACAGGAAACAGACCTTGCCTTTTGGGTCTAGAGCTGGGGTAGAGCTTCCTGAGCTCCCTCCTAATTCGGGGCAGTGGGGAAGCTGTGTCCGCTGGCAGGCACCTGCAGCCCCTCTGGGGCAggagaatagtggttgccagaggctctGGCAGCACCGGGGATCCTGCCCCTGCCTTTGCCTCCTGAGCTGTCCTCACCAGTCCCTGGGCTGAGTAATGGGCTGAGGGTTAAAAAGTTACAACACCCACCCCGTGCACAGACACAGCAGGCTGCTCTGGCCAGGCTCTCAGAAGACAAAGTGGGAGACCAGACAGGGTCCTTGAGAGCTGCTGTGTGAGGTTTAAGCGGTAAATTAAACCTCAAAGCCTAACACCAGGCTGAGGTGCCCCAGAGGTTGGCCTTGGCTGGGGTCACTCAGTGAAGGAGAGAGCAGCTGTGACAAAAAGAGGTCCTCCCCACAAGCTTCTGTGGTGCAGCTGGGCATCCATTTTCCTGATGAGGGGAACTGAGACTCAGACATGCCAGCAGAAGAGCTGAGAGTGAGCTGTGCATCTGGAAATCCACACTTGCCACCCTCCTGTCTTCAGGTCAATATATAGGCCCTGCGTGGGACTGGCCAGAGGCAGGCATTTCAAACACAGGTCCCCCACGCGAAGGTGTTCCTAGGCATGGGGGAGAACATGCCCCAGGAACACTCTACGTCTAGGAGCCTGTTATTCCAAGTCCCAGGCAGGGAAATGCTGCTTCCAGCCGGATGGCAAGACTGCGTAGGGTTGTACTTCACACGGACCTGGCTCTGAGCCATTTCCTGGCAGGAGCTCCTGGGCAAGGCCCGTGACCTCTctgtgtgcctctgtttcctcttctttaaagcGGGGCAATGACCGTACCTCCATCAGAGGGCTGTTGTGGGATTACGGGAGCCCATGCATGAAAGTGCTCGGTGCTGTGGGAATGGCAGTTACAATTGCCAATGAAATGCCGGTGCGAGGCGGGAGCATGCATGTTGGACTCGCTAGTATTGCTGTAATGAGATTTAGCCTGCACTTTGACCGAAATGAATCCGTTTGATTTATTCAACACTACTAGCAGAAGTGAAGAGTCTTCCCCAGAACTTCcctgtccttctgtgtctctgccttccccacaccctctcctttAAGCTTTAGACCCCCAACTCAGACTCTTGGTGGTGACAGCCCCTGAGAGAGCCTTCCTTGGCTGTTCATACTTCATCCTTCTCTCGACTCAGACAGACTAGCTCTGTACTTGGGCTCCCTCCCCTCAAGGGCCAGCTTTACCTTCTGCACCTCAGACTCCCCCAACTCAGAGTTTTCAGCTCCCAAAATATGGGAGGGGGTTTCTAGGACAGCAGGTTCTGGGAGCCACTCAGCTCAGCTCCGGGCCTCTGCTTCCAGGCTGCCTGCACTCAGCCCAGAGGCCACTGTGGCCTTGACACATGGGAGGAAGGGGAACCTACCTGGTGGAACAGCAGCAGTTCAGATAACAcctcacatccactaggatggctgtgATGAAAACCATggaaaacagggaattccctggtggtccagtggttaggactcggcgctttcactgccgagggcctgggttcaatccctggtcagggaactaagatcctgcaagccatgtggtgtggccaaaaacaaaaacaaaaacaaatggaaaacagcatgcattggtgaggatgtggagaaactggagcccGTGCATTGCTGGCGGGAgcataaaatggtacagccactatggaaacagtttGGTGGCTGCTCAATAAATTACATGTATAATTAtcacatgactcagcaattccactcctaggtataatCCCAAAAGAGATGAAagcaggtgttcaaacaaaaacttgaccatcaatgttcacagcagcagtacTCACTATAGCCAAAAgggggaaacaacccaaacgtccataatgaataaaatggataaataaaatgtggtccattcatacaatggactattattcagccataaaaaggaacaaagtactgacacatgctatgaCACAGacgaaccttaaaaacattaaggtaagtgaaataagccagaaacaaaaggccacatatcttatgattccatttacatgaaatatgcagaataggcaaatctatagagatagaaaagCAGACTTTTGGTTGCCAGGGGACAGGGAGGAACAGGGAGTGACTGCTAGTGGGTACagtgtttctttttggggtgacgaaaatgttctaaaattgatcatgttgatggttgcataacatggtgaatgtactaaatgccatgGAATTGTACACCTTGAAGtggttttatattataaattttacctaaaaaatCCCAAACACCAATGGGTCTAACCAATGATGGTCAGCAGGCTGGGCCTGAGGCACCAGGTGACTGGCAGGGATGCGGGGCAGGTGAATGAACGTGGTGGGCTGGTCCTACCCTGGAGATCCTGCTGGGACATGGCATGTACATGCCCCCATTCACTCATTAGACAGATGTCTGTGGGGCCCACACACTAAGAGATGTAGCTGCGGGACTGAGAGCCTATCTCTGCATTCAgggcctggctctgctgctgctgggcctgcagctggctctctgaacctcaggctTGTTATGTGTAAGGTGGAGACGAGAATAGTACCTGCTTTCCAGGGTCATGAGAGCATGAAATGAGGCAGGACTTGTTTGATAGTTATTGCTCCCTGGTGGATGCTGGCCATCCTTCAGACACCAAGGTAGACTGAGGTCCTGGGCACAGGGGGCTCATGGAATGTCTGGAGGGCCAACACTCAAGCttgaggaggagaagcaggaacAATGTCCCAAATTGCCTTGTTGCAGTGGTCCCATGGGCCATGGACACCACGTATGCTGGACATGGGACCCACCCTTCTGCTTACCAGCCCCCCCCATTGCCATGTCCCGGGTGGGTTCTGTATCATTCCTGCCTCTTGGCTTCCTGGCTCCCATTCAGGTGGGCTGCAGGTGCTTCTGGTCAAGCTTAGATCTCATGCATGCCCAGGTGCAAGGAGGCCTGGGAAAATGAGAGCCCAGAGGGGGGCCTCTGCCTATTTTGGAGCAGCATCCCCAGGTATAGGATGGGGGTTCAGGGGCTGGTCCCTTGGGGAGGAAGATATAAGGAAGGGATCACAGAGGGGGGCAATGAGACTTGTGGTCCACACATGGACATGTGCCCAATTCCTGGGAAGGGGGCATCAGAGATGGCACATTTCAGGAAGCAAGAGCTAGGGCCCGAGTTGAGGCAGGCTTGGGGCCCAGACTGGCAGGCAGGCCCTGGGGAGGAAGGTATGGTGGGGACAGTCAGTGGTGCAGGGGATCCTACCTGGGACTGGGCCTTCAGGTCCTCAGGATGTCCAGGAGCTCCAGACCCAGTGCCTTTGCCTGGACTTGGGACGGCCCCGTATCACACAGCCAGCTCCTTCCTGGGGATCCCCGAGGGCCCTGAGCCCAGGGCTCCAAGAGCACAAGGCTGTTCTGTGCTGCAGCTGCTGCCTGCTGTCTGGGGCCCAGCTGTTGCCTGCGGGCCTCAGCCGCCCCGCCTCACACAACCACCTGGGCGGCTCTGCATCCCAGCTGCTGGCCTCTGAGGCCCAAGAGGGCAGGGAAGTGGGGCAGACCACTGCACTCCCCCCAGTGGCTTGCCCTGAATGGAGACCCCACTCCATAGCCAGGCAAGAGCCCACTGCGGGCtctgagctgggggaggggccttAAGCTCAGGCCATGTAATTACAGAGCTTGAACCCTTTTGGTTTCCCCGAGCCCCCCCCCATCCATCAGCAGGAACCCCCCTTGCCTCACATCCTGGGGCCTTGATGAGAAAAGTCCATTGGAGCCATCTGGTgcaggggcaggggaaggtgGGGCTGGGACCACCTGGTCAGTTACAGGCTTTAATAGACAGCTCCTAGGCATGATGCCAGAAGAAGTCCTCTCCTGGGAATTGGTGGCCATTTGCAGGCCTGGCCTGAGCAGCCTTGGGGTCACCTGCAGAAGAG from the Delphinus delphis chromosome 19, mDelDel1.2, whole genome shotgun sequence genome contains:
- the NOTUM gene encoding palmitoleoyl-protein carboxylesterase NOTUM isoform X1; its protein translation is MGRGVRVLLLLGLLHWAGGGEGRKTWRRRGQQPPPPPPPPRAEAATAAGQPVESFPLDFTAVEGNMDSFMAQVKSLAQSLYPCSAQQLNEDLRLHLLLNTSVTCNDGSSAGYYLKESKGSRRWLLFLEGGWYCFNRENCDSRYDTMRRLMSSKDWPLTRTGTGILSSQPEENPHWWNANMVFIPYCSSDVWSGASSKSEKNEYAFMGALIIQEVVRELLGKGLSGAKVLLLAGSSAGGTGVLLNVDRVAEQLEELGYPAIQVRGLADSGWFLDNKQYRRTDCIDTITCAPTEAIRRGIRCSGREGPSCAEGLGCGGICGWRSSWEARGSLTCSMWPRYWNGVVPERCRRQFKEGEEWNCFFGYKVYPTLRCPVFVVQWLFDEAQLTVDNVHLTGQPVQEGQWLYIQNLGRELRNTLKDVPASFAPACLSHEIIIRSHWTDVQVKGTSLPRALHCWDRSLHDSHKASKAPLKGCPIHLVDSCPWPHCNPSCPTIRDQYTGQEMNVAQFLMHMGFDVQTVAQQQGLEPSKLLGMLSSGS
- the NOTUM gene encoding palmitoleoyl-protein carboxylesterase NOTUM isoform X2, whose amino-acid sequence is MGRGVRVLLLLGLLHWAGGGEGRKTWRRRGQQPPPPPPPPRAEAATAAGQPVESFPLDFTAVEGNMDSFMAQVKSLAQSLYPCSAQQLNEDLRLHLLLNTSVTCNDGSSAGYYLKESKGSRRWLLFLEGGWYCFNRENCDSRYDTMRRLMSSKDWPLTRTGTGILSSQPEENPHWWNANMVFIPYCSSDVWSGASSKSEKNEYAFMGALIIQEVVRELLGKGLSGAKVLLLAGSSAGGTGVLLNVDRVAEQLEELGYPAIQVRGLADSGWFLDNKQYRRTDCIDTITCAPTEAIRRGIRYWNGVVPERCRRQFKEGEEWNCFFGYKVYPTLRCPVFVVQWLFDEAQLTVDNVHLTGQPVQEGQWLYIQNLGRELRNTLKDVPASFAPACLSHEIIIRSHWTDVQVKGTSLPRALHCWDRSLHDSHKASKAPLKGCPIHLVDSCPWPHCNPSCPTIRDQYTGQEMNVAQFLMHMGFDVQTVAQQQGLEPSKLLGMLSSGS